The following proteins are co-located in the Granulicella pectinivorans genome:
- a CDS encoding class I SAM-dependent methyltransferase yields MEEAQPSRTALRVALRRAAHQIVDRPLIFEDPLAVLILGPEYREELRRTPDKERRPFSAALRAFLVARSRYAEEQLATAYAHGVRQYCLLGAGLDTFAYRNRYEGLQVFEVDHPSTQAWKHEMLTRAQIAIPFSVRHIPVDFETQSLPPQLADAGFDFTQPAFFAWLGVVPYLTLEAFRTTLSLIANMPEGSGVTFDYSLPRHALPVLEQLAHDSLASRVAQAGEPFRLFFTPGEVRAELAVFSYIEDLDTKAIAARFFTERTDGLTLKGSAAHLLTAWR; encoded by the coding sequence ATGGAAGAAGCCCAACCCTCCAGGACAGCTCTCCGTGTGGCCCTCCGCAGAGCCGCCCACCAGATCGTCGACCGTCCCCTCATCTTCGAAGACCCGCTCGCCGTCCTCATCCTCGGTCCCGAGTACCGCGAAGAGCTACGCCGCACCCCAGACAAGGAGCGCCGCCCCTTCTCCGCCGCCCTCCGCGCCTTCCTCGTAGCCCGCAGCCGCTACGCCGAAGAGCAACTCGCCACGGCCTACGCACATGGAGTCCGCCAGTACTGCCTCCTCGGAGCCGGCCTCGACACCTTCGCCTACCGCAACCGTTACGAGGGCCTCCAGGTCTTCGAAGTCGACCACCCCAGTACCCAGGCCTGGAAGCACGAGATGCTCACCCGCGCCCAAATCGCCATCCCCTTCTCCGTCCGGCACATCCCCGTCGACTTCGAGACTCAGTCCCTCCCCCCCCAGCTAGCCGACGCCGGCTTCGACTTCACCCAGCCCGCCTTCTTCGCCTGGCTGGGCGTCGTCCCCTACCTTACCCTCGAAGCCTTCCGAACCACCCTCAGCCTCATCGCGAACATGCCCGAGGGCTCCGGCGTGACCTTCGACTACAGCCTCCCCCGCCATGCCCTCCCGGTCCTCGAGCAGCTCGCCCACGACTCCCTCGCCTCACGCGTCGCCCAGGCCGGAGAGCCCTTCCGTCTCTTCTTCACCCCCGGAGAGGTCCGCGCCGAGCTAGCCGTCTTCTCCTACATCGAAGACCTCGACACCAAAGCCATCGCCGCTCGCTTCTTCACCGAACGCACCGACGGCCTCACCCTGAAAGGGTCCGCCGCACACCTCCTCACCGCCTGGAGATAG
- a CDS encoding RNB domain-containing ribonuclease yields MSDSHSPSPFSLQNAANAEMIKNGFHLGFAPEVEAQVATLREGGLPDETDLRGLLWSSIDNDTSRDLDQIEWAERTADGIRVLVGIADVASRVERGTPIDLHAADQTLTVYTAVHNFPMIPLELSTDLTSLNEGQERLAHVLEFTVTPDGRRVKSGISLARVENKAQLAYSRVGPWLEGTAEADEKVAASAALQEQLKLQDEAARALHAARLAAGALEFNRSEADPIVIDGTVHGLRTSTHNRAMDLIEELMIAANETMATTLRAAGRSCIRRVVQVPARWERIVEVVRREGTELPPVPDSKALSEFLCAKREADPDHYPDLALSIIKLMGPGQYVLAKGVVAPGDAEQGHFGLAAQDYAHSTAPNRRFPDLVNQRIVKAWLEGAEPPYSDEELTAIAGHCLEREGAARKVERAMIKRVAAVALTPSIGKTFRGVVTGASPKGTYVRVFDPPVEGRITQGDAGLDVGDTVSVKLVHTDPAHAFIDFARA; encoded by the coding sequence ATGTCCGATTCGCACTCTCCCTCCCCTTTTAGCCTTCAGAATGCGGCCAATGCCGAGATGATCAAGAATGGCTTTCACCTTGGGTTTGCGCCGGAGGTGGAGGCGCAGGTTGCCACGTTGCGGGAGGGTGGGTTGCCCGATGAGACCGACCTGCGCGGGCTGCTGTGGTCTTCGATCGACAACGACACGTCGCGGGATCTGGACCAGATTGAGTGGGCGGAACGGACTGCAGATGGGATTCGGGTGCTGGTGGGGATTGCGGATGTGGCCTCTCGGGTGGAGAGGGGCACGCCAATCGATCTGCATGCGGCGGACCAGACTTTGACCGTGTATACGGCGGTGCATAACTTTCCCATGATTCCACTGGAGCTTTCCACCGACCTGACCAGCCTGAACGAGGGGCAGGAGCGGCTGGCGCATGTGCTGGAGTTTACGGTGACGCCGGATGGGCGTCGGGTGAAGTCGGGGATCTCGCTGGCACGGGTGGAGAACAAGGCGCAGCTTGCTTACAGCCGGGTGGGGCCGTGGCTGGAGGGCACGGCCGAGGCAGATGAGAAGGTCGCCGCGAGCGCCGCGTTGCAGGAGCAGTTGAAGCTGCAGGATGAGGCCGCGCGCGCGCTGCATGCGGCTCGGCTGGCGGCTGGCGCACTGGAGTTCAACCGGTCGGAGGCGGATCCGATTGTGATTGACGGGACGGTGCATGGGTTGCGGACGAGCACGCATAACCGGGCGATGGATCTGATTGAAGAGTTGATGATTGCAGCGAATGAGACGATGGCCACCACGCTGCGGGCGGCGGGGCGGTCGTGTATCCGGCGGGTGGTGCAGGTGCCGGCCCGGTGGGAGAGGATTGTGGAGGTCGTGCGGCGGGAGGGGACGGAGCTGCCTCCGGTGCCGGACTCGAAGGCGTTGAGTGAGTTTTTATGTGCAAAGAGGGAGGCAGATCCGGATCACTATCCGGATCTGGCGCTTTCGATTATCAAGCTGATGGGGCCAGGGCAGTATGTGCTGGCGAAGGGCGTGGTCGCGCCGGGGGATGCGGAGCAGGGGCATTTTGGGCTGGCGGCGCAGGACTACGCGCACTCGACGGCTCCGAACCGGCGGTTTCCGGATCTGGTGAACCAGAGGATTGTGAAGGCATGGCTGGAGGGTGCCGAGCCGCCGTATTCGGATGAGGAGCTCACGGCGATTGCGGGGCATTGCCTGGAGCGCGAGGGTGCGGCTCGCAAGGTGGAGCGGGCGATGATCAAACGGGTTGCGGCGGTGGCGTTAACCCCTTCGATTGGGAAGACGTTCCGCGGGGTGGTGACGGGGGCGAGTCCGAAGGGTACGTATGTGCGGGTCTTCGATCCTCCGGTGGAGGGACGCATTACGCAGGGGGATGCCGGTCTGGATGTGGGGGATACGGTTTCGGTGAAGTTGGTGCATACAGATCCAGCGCATGCGTTTATCGATTTTGCTCGGGCTTAG
- a CDS encoding amidohydrolase family protein, with product METTTKLIAIEEHFLTADIRAAWAASSIGQEGTSGFDRGEMETRLDDLGEHRIALMDESGVDVQVLSVTTPGLHNLEPEESVDLAVRTNDLLAATIAKHPTRFQGFAVLPMASPADAAMELERSVTRLGLSGTMLCGRTRDKNLDHPDFRPMFATAARLGVPVFIHPQMPQRAVREALYSGFGDLVDTAFATFGLGWHYEAGIQFVRLVLSGIFDEHPGLQIILGHWGEVVLFYLERLVALSRVTKLGRPLAEYVRENLYVTPSGMWSQSYLQRTLESVGHDRILFSTDYPYQYRPGAPGRAFLEGAALSPQQREMFAHGNWERLTGAALTA from the coding sequence ATGGAAACGACGACGAAGCTGATTGCGATCGAAGAGCATTTTCTTACCGCGGATATCCGTGCTGCCTGGGCGGCGTCTTCGATTGGGCAGGAAGGCACCAGCGGGTTTGACCGGGGCGAGATGGAGACTCGGCTCGACGACCTGGGAGAACACCGGATCGCGCTGATGGACGAGAGTGGGGTGGATGTTCAGGTGCTGTCTGTGACCACACCGGGGCTGCACAATCTCGAACCAGAAGAGAGCGTGGATCTGGCGGTGCGGACCAACGATCTGCTGGCCGCAACCATTGCAAAGCATCCGACGCGGTTTCAGGGCTTTGCGGTGTTGCCAATGGCGTCGCCGGCCGATGCTGCGATGGAGCTGGAGCGCAGTGTGACTCGGCTTGGACTTTCCGGAACGATGCTCTGCGGACGCACGCGGGACAAGAACCTCGATCATCCGGATTTTCGACCGATGTTTGCAACTGCGGCGAGGCTTGGTGTGCCTGTTTTTATTCATCCGCAGATGCCGCAGCGCGCGGTGAGGGAGGCTCTCTACTCCGGCTTTGGCGACCTGGTGGATACAGCTTTTGCTACGTTTGGCCTGGGGTGGCACTACGAAGCGGGGATTCAGTTTGTGAGGCTTGTGCTATCCGGTATTTTCGATGAACATCCCGGGCTGCAGATCATTCTGGGTCACTGGGGCGAGGTTGTTCTGTTTTACCTGGAACGCCTGGTCGCGCTGTCGCGTGTCACGAAGCTGGGGAGGCCGCTCGCGGAGTATGTGCGGGAGAATCTCTACGTGACGCCGAGCGGGATGTGGAGCCAATCGTACCTGCAACGCACGCTTGAGAGTGTGGGGCACGATCGGATTCTGTTTTCTACGGACTACCCGTACCAGTATCGGCCGGGCGCGCCGGGACGGGCCTTCCTGGAAGGAGCCGCTCTCTCTCCGCAGCAGAGGGAGATGTTTGCGCATGGCAACTGGGAGAGGCTGACTGGAGCGGCGCTCACCGCATGA
- a CDS encoding 2-oxoglutarate dehydrogenase E1 component, translating into MAIKAKSPKPAETSNVNPDQREAIFDIFRRWGFLQTTLDPLGQFLPGEPFPTPAPDGEISAEARGYYCGTIAAEFMHIASPERRAWIQARMETKPEKPDQRHVLTQLIKADVFEQVIQSRYLGTKRFSLEGLTALIPFLDAVFAASSEVGVTHSILAMSHRGRLNVMTNTVGRGAEEIFAKFEDVDPRSTLGGGDVKYHMGATGTYVSPTGKEIDLHLVSNPSHLEAVDPVAIGRARAYQTRLGQSGRDQVLPIIMHGDAAFAGQGIFAEALVLAALSGFNVGGSIHVIVNNLLGFTALPEESNASRFSSDMAKRLPIPIFHVNAEDVDAVVRVAKLAAEYRHEFHSDVVIDLVGYRRHGHSEVDDPTVTQPRRYAVIKDHPVLSQIYAKAVGIDPAAEIAAVQNDFLAKQKEATTFEHKPVLATLPKYWDAYHGGYFADAKDVKTGLPAAKIAELVKATTKAPEGFNIHPKVKKLFEQRMKMAEGSLAFDYGMAELVAYASLLETGTPVRLSGQDSQRGTFNQRHSALVDTETEQRYVPLAHMSDGQGRFEVYNSMLSEAAVLGFEYGFSRDFPEALVLWEAQFGDFANGAQIIIDQFIVASEAKWGLLSGLVMLLPHGYEGQGPEHSSARLERFLQLAAHDNIQICQPSTAAQHFHMLRRQAMRSLRKPLIVMTPKSMLRHPDASSQLKDFEADHFLTVVPDHSVKAPKRILLASGKFGHNLRVEREKRAITDVAIVFIDQLYPWPKDELQAALDEHPEATEIVWAQEEPGNMGALFYVMNELRGMVRDRAVLSIKRSPSASPATGSAKAHDLEEKVLLDLAFGSLKA; encoded by the coding sequence ATGGCCATCAAGGCAAAGAGCCCGAAACCCGCAGAAACCTCCAACGTAAACCCCGACCAGCGCGAGGCGATCTTCGACATCTTCCGTCGCTGGGGATTCCTTCAGACGACACTCGATCCTCTGGGACAGTTCCTTCCGGGTGAGCCGTTTCCGACGCCTGCGCCGGATGGCGAGATCTCGGCCGAGGCCCGCGGATACTACTGCGGAACGATCGCGGCGGAGTTCATGCACATTGCCAGTCCGGAGCGCCGCGCGTGGATTCAGGCGCGGATGGAGACGAAGCCGGAGAAGCCGGACCAGCGGCATGTGTTGACGCAGTTGATCAAGGCCGATGTGTTCGAGCAGGTGATCCAGTCGCGATACCTGGGGACGAAGCGGTTTTCTCTGGAAGGGCTGACGGCGCTGATTCCTTTTCTGGATGCAGTGTTTGCGGCGAGCTCGGAAGTTGGTGTGACGCACTCGATTCTGGCGATGAGCCATCGCGGGCGTTTGAACGTGATGACGAATACCGTGGGACGTGGGGCGGAGGAGATCTTCGCGAAGTTTGAGGATGTGGATCCGCGGTCGACGCTGGGTGGCGGCGACGTGAAGTATCACATGGGCGCGACGGGAACATATGTTTCGCCGACGGGCAAGGAGATCGACCTGCACCTGGTGTCGAACCCTTCGCACCTTGAGGCGGTGGATCCGGTGGCGATCGGCCGGGCTCGTGCTTACCAGACGCGACTTGGGCAGAGCGGTCGCGACCAGGTATTGCCGATTATCATGCATGGTGACGCGGCGTTTGCCGGACAGGGCATCTTTGCCGAGGCGCTGGTACTGGCGGCGTTGTCGGGCTTCAATGTGGGTGGATCGATCCATGTGATCGTGAACAACCTGCTTGGATTTACGGCTCTGCCGGAGGAGTCGAATGCGTCGCGGTTCTCGTCGGATATGGCGAAGCGGCTGCCGATTCCGATCTTCCATGTGAACGCGGAGGATGTGGATGCGGTGGTGCGGGTGGCGAAGCTGGCCGCGGAGTATCGGCATGAGTTCCATTCGGATGTGGTGATCGACCTGGTGGGGTATCGCCGGCATGGGCACTCGGAGGTGGATGATCCGACGGTGACGCAGCCGCGCCGCTATGCGGTGATCAAGGATCATCCGGTGCTGTCGCAGATCTATGCGAAGGCGGTCGGGATCGATCCGGCGGCTGAGATTGCGGCGGTGCAGAATGACTTTCTGGCGAAGCAAAAGGAAGCGACGACGTTTGAGCATAAGCCTGTGCTGGCTACGCTGCCAAAGTACTGGGATGCTTACCACGGCGGGTACTTTGCGGATGCGAAGGATGTGAAGACTGGTCTGCCCGCAGCGAAGATCGCTGAGCTGGTGAAGGCGACGACCAAGGCTCCGGAGGGCTTCAACATTCACCCGAAGGTGAAGAAGCTGTTCGAGCAGAGGATGAAGATGGCCGAGGGATCGCTGGCCTTCGACTATGGCATGGCCGAGCTGGTTGCGTATGCTTCGCTGCTGGAGACGGGCACGCCGGTGCGGTTGTCTGGACAGGACTCGCAGCGCGGAACGTTCAACCAGAGGCACTCGGCGCTGGTCGATACGGAGACCGAACAGCGGTATGTTCCGCTGGCGCATATGAGCGATGGGCAGGGTCGGTTCGAGGTGTATAACTCGATGCTGTCCGAGGCTGCGGTGCTGGGTTTTGAGTATGGGTTCTCGCGCGATTTCCCGGAGGCTCTGGTGCTCTGGGAGGCTCAGTTTGGCGACTTTGCCAATGGCGCGCAGATCATCATCGATCAGTTTATCGTGGCGAGTGAGGCGAAGTGGGGTCTGTTGTCGGGCCTGGTGATGTTGCTGCCGCATGGGTATGAGGGGCAGGGGCCGGAGCACTCGAGTGCGCGTCTGGAGCGGTTCCTGCAGTTGGCCGCGCATGACAATATCCAGATCTGCCAGCCTTCGACGGCGGCGCAGCACTTCCATATGCTGCGGCGTCAGGCGATGCGTTCGTTGCGGAAGCCGCTGATTGTGATGACGCCGAAGTCGATGCTGCGTCATCCGGATGCGAGCTCGCAGTTGAAGGACTTTGAAGCGGATCACTTCCTGACGGTGGTGCCGGATCACTCGGTGAAGGCACCGAAGCGGATTCTTCTGGCGAGCGGCAAGTTCGGGCACAATCTGCGCGTGGAGCGCGAAAAGCGCGCGATTACGGATGTGGCGATTGTATTTATCGACCAGCTTTATCCTTGGCCCAAGGATGAGTTGCAGGCCGCGCTCGATGAGCATCCGGAGGCGACCGAGATTGTGTGGGCGCAGGAAGAGCCGGGGAACATGGGTGCGCTGTTCTATGTCATGAATGAGCTCCGTGGAATGGTGAGGGATCGGGCGGTGCTTTCGATCAAGCGCTCTCCGAGTGCCAGCCCGGCCACCGGCTCGGCGAAGGCACATGATCTTGAGGAGAAGGTGCTTCTGGATCTGGCGTTTGGAAGCTTGAAGGCGTAA
- a CDS encoding energy transducer TonB has translation MSEDMEIRKRIGICLLGFILLAVGCRRSHPDTDNLESNGPALKGIPILTGSILQKVSPVYPPVAKAAGVEGTVILHAIIAADGSVESLDVISGPLMLRGAAVDAVKQWVYAPYMLNGVPRRVDTTVTVNFRFNNSSK, from the coding sequence ATGAGTGAGGATATGGAGATCAGGAAGCGCATCGGGATATGCTTGCTGGGCTTTATTCTCTTGGCAGTCGGTTGCAGGCGTAGTCATCCCGACACAGACAATCTGGAATCGAATGGTCCTGCTCTCAAGGGCATTCCTATCTTGACCGGTAGCATCCTTCAGAAGGTATCGCCTGTGTACCCGCCGGTCGCTAAAGCCGCGGGAGTGGAAGGTACAGTCATTCTCCACGCAATCATTGCGGCGGATGGTTCGGTTGAAAGCCTGGATGTAATCAGTGGGCCGTTGATGCTCCGGGGAGCGGCTGTCGATGCGGTCAAACAGTGGGTTTACGCTCCGTATATGCTCAATGGCGTTCCGCGTCGAGTCGATACGACGGTAACTGTGAACTTCCGGTTCAACAATAGTTCCAAGTGA
- a CDS encoding cold-shock protein, whose protein sequence is MEQGTVKWFNDAKGFGFISRQNGEDVFVHYSAINSNGFKSLQEGQAVQFNVVKGPKGWQASDVQPL, encoded by the coding sequence ATGGAACAGGGAACAGTGAAGTGGTTTAACGATGCCAAGGGGTTTGGCTTCATCAGCCGTCAGAATGGTGAGGATGTATTCGTACATTACTCCGCGATCAACTCGAACGGCTTCAAGAGCCTCCAGGAAGGCCAGGCTGTTCAGTTCAACGTGGTCAAGGGACCCAAGGGCTGGCAGGCATCGGACGTGCAGCCTCTCTAA
- the cmk gene encoding (d)CMP kinase produces the protein MAEGMKRRPVVAIDGPAGAGKSTLAAHLARTFGFVNLETGAMYRALALKAIESDLDFDEEGPLLALVGDTRIGLEPQRDGNRVMLDGMDVSRRIRDTDVTQAASRISVHPHLRAWMVDLQRAMGSQGGVVMEGRDIGTAVFPDAEVKIFLDADPAVRGNRRYRQATPSPTITEEAILKELKERDQRDRNRAESPLRPAEDAVILDSTALTLDEVLAKAEEIVRTHLPG, from the coding sequence ATGGCGGAGGGGATGAAGCGGCGTCCGGTGGTGGCGATCGATGGGCCGGCGGGAGCGGGAAAGAGCACGCTCGCCGCTCATCTCGCCCGGACCTTCGGGTTTGTGAACCTGGAGACGGGCGCGATGTACAGGGCGCTGGCGCTGAAGGCGATCGAAAGCGACCTGGACTTCGATGAAGAAGGACCTCTGCTCGCGCTGGTTGGCGATACGAGGATTGGGCTGGAACCGCAGCGGGACGGAAACCGGGTGATGCTGGATGGCATGGATGTTTCGCGGCGGATTCGCGACACGGATGTGACGCAGGCAGCCTCGCGGATCTCGGTGCATCCTCATCTGCGGGCCTGGATGGTGGATCTGCAGAGAGCGATGGGAAGCCAGGGCGGCGTGGTGATGGAAGGCCGCGATATTGGAACGGCGGTGTTTCCGGACGCCGAGGTGAAGATCTTTCTGGATGCGGATCCGGCAGTGCGTGGGAACCGGCGTTACCGGCAGGCGACGCCTTCGCCGACGATTACGGAAGAGGCGATTCTGAAGGAATTGAAGGAGCGGGACCAGAGGGATCGGAACCGCGCGGAGTCACCGCTGCGTCCGGCCGAGGATGCGGTGATTCTGGATTCGACGGCGCTGACACTGGACGAGGTTCTGGCGAAGGCGGAGGAGATTGTGCGGACGCATCTGCCCGGGTAG
- the mutL gene encoding DNA mismatch repair endonuclease MutL: MGRIRILSDQVANQIAAGEVVERPASVVKELLENSLDAGATRIRVEIEGGGRKLIRIVDNGHGMVADDALLAFERHATSKLRTSDDLLSIATLGFRGEALPSIASVSRLLLETRAEGDEAGTAVEIAGGAIVRVSEMGMPPGTTIAVKDLFFNTPARRKFLKTEQTELSHIAALVTHYALAHPEKHFELHSATQALLVAPGVASAGERLYQIFGRETSGLMLPTAAEMDFMRAGLPEPPPWKRNEDYVPAAPGYMRLSGFVSKPELQKLNRNSVYVFVNRRLIRDRLVLHALTEAYRNIIPPTSFPVVLLFLEMPPEEVDVNVHPAKTEVRFRQPSFVHNFVRDTVRTTLMEARPAASFMAALDPVSPASHSLLLDVSPLPGGPEDGLLGPNRPESEGDPSAGDVDYFLRPREVPASPGRLEFAGRPLTVGAEEHISAVDPLLGLRRPDGYVEVQAERGPEKWHEGSKPMVAPVAPEPNLSELGSLRSLGQIKDSFILAVNEDGLWIVDQHVAHERILFERVLRERETEQVQRQRLLMPLLVDLLPAQMVAFAEIAKELEANGFEVEPFGPRTLAVKAAPVGLEGRELEQMLEEVLAVPDREQQTENADTRRRRIAASIACHAAVKINMPLDSQKIDWLLQELAKTEYPTSCPHGRPIALRYSHKDIQRAFQRI; the protein is encoded by the coding sequence ATGGGACGCATTCGCATTCTTTCCGACCAGGTCGCGAATCAGATCGCAGCCGGTGAGGTGGTGGAGAGACCGGCGTCGGTGGTGAAGGAGTTGCTGGAGAACTCGCTGGATGCGGGCGCGACGCGAATTCGGGTGGAGATCGAAGGCGGCGGGAGGAAGCTGATCCGGATCGTCGACAACGGGCACGGCATGGTGGCAGATGACGCGCTGCTGGCGTTTGAGCGGCATGCGACCTCGAAGTTGCGAACGTCGGACGATCTGCTTTCGATCGCGACGCTGGGGTTTCGCGGGGAGGCTCTGCCGAGTATCGCTTCGGTATCGCGGCTCTTGCTGGAGACGCGGGCGGAGGGCGATGAGGCGGGGACCGCAGTGGAGATTGCGGGGGGGGCGATCGTGCGGGTGTCCGAGATGGGGATGCCGCCGGGGACGACGATCGCGGTGAAGGACCTTTTCTTCAATACGCCGGCTCGGCGGAAGTTCTTGAAGACGGAGCAGACGGAGTTATCGCATATTGCGGCGCTGGTGACGCATTATGCGCTGGCGCATCCGGAGAAGCACTTTGAGCTGCATTCGGCGACGCAGGCTTTGCTGGTGGCTCCGGGCGTGGCGAGCGCGGGGGAGCGGCTTTACCAGATCTTCGGGCGGGAGACCTCGGGGCTGATGCTGCCGACTGCGGCGGAGATGGACTTTATGCGAGCCGGGCTGCCGGAGCCTCCTCCGTGGAAGCGGAACGAGGATTATGTTCCTGCGGCTCCGGGTTATATGCGGTTGTCAGGCTTTGTGTCGAAGCCGGAGTTGCAGAAGCTGAATCGTAATTCCGTCTATGTCTTTGTCAATCGAAGACTGATCCGGGACCGGTTGGTGCTGCATGCGCTGACGGAGGCGTACCGGAATATCATTCCGCCGACTTCATTTCCGGTGGTGCTGCTTTTTCTGGAGATGCCTCCCGAAGAGGTGGACGTGAACGTGCATCCGGCGAAGACCGAGGTGCGGTTCCGTCAGCCCAGCTTTGTCCACAACTTTGTGAGGGACACGGTCAGGACGACGTTGATGGAGGCTCGTCCCGCGGCCAGTTTCATGGCGGCACTGGACCCGGTGAGTCCGGCGAGTCATTCGCTGCTTCTGGATGTGAGCCCGCTGCCGGGTGGGCCGGAGGATGGACTGCTTGGACCGAACCGGCCAGAGTCCGAAGGGGATCCGAGTGCGGGGGATGTGGACTACTTTTTGAGGCCGCGCGAGGTTCCTGCTTCGCCGGGGCGTCTGGAGTTTGCCGGAAGGCCGCTGACGGTGGGGGCGGAGGAACATATTTCGGCCGTGGATCCGCTGCTTGGGCTGCGCAGGCCGGATGGTTACGTCGAGGTGCAGGCGGAACGGGGGCCGGAGAAGTGGCATGAGGGTTCGAAGCCGATGGTTGCACCGGTCGCTCCGGAGCCGAATCTCTCCGAGCTTGGGAGTCTGCGGTCGCTGGGACAGATTAAAGACTCGTTCATCCTGGCGGTGAATGAGGATGGGCTTTGGATTGTCGACCAGCATGTGGCGCATGAGCGGATTCTGTTTGAGCGGGTACTGCGCGAGCGGGAGACGGAGCAGGTGCAGAGACAGAGGCTGCTGATGCCGCTGCTGGTGGATCTGCTGCCGGCGCAGATGGTGGCGTTCGCAGAGATTGCGAAGGAACTGGAGGCGAACGGGTTCGAAGTGGAACCGTTTGGGCCTCGGACGCTGGCGGTGAAGGCCGCGCCTGTGGGATTGGAAGGCAGGGAGCTGGAGCAGATGCTGGAGGAGGTTCTGGCGGTTCCGGACCGGGAGCAGCAGACGGAGAATGCGGATACGCGGAGGCGGAGGATCGCGGCGAGTATCGCGTGTCATGCGGCGGTGAAGATCAATATGCCGCTCGATTCCCAAAAGATCGACTGGTTATTACAGGAATTGGCAAAAACGGAGTATCCGACGAGCTGTCCGCACGGCAGACCGATCGCATTGCGGTATTCTCATAAAGACATACAACGTGCGTTCCAGCGGATTTGA
- the pyk gene encoding pyruvate kinase: MGTFTVDGSLVGSERARRAKIVATLGPSCSSIGVFRELVRAGLDVARLNFSHGTHAQKAELIKMVRTVAKEEKKPICILADLQGPKIRTGKLKDHQPVQLVQGKRLTITPREIAGTASEVGTTFLTLAENLEPGARILLSDGLIELRVDRVSGLDVICEIINGGTLGENKGINLPGIPVRVPSLTEKDEEDLIFAIGQGVDTVAVSFVRTAHDVRHVKARIAACNSDAWVIAKLEKPQAIEHLDSILEVADAIMVARGDLGVEVPPEKVPAIQKHIIRRAAEYRKPVITATQMLESMIDNPRPTRAEASDVANAIYDGTDAVMLSGETAAGKYPVHAVAMMAKIVTETEEQIRIDPMPKHPRPRGAKLSVAETICECMAHSAEDLDVSAIAIFTESGSTARLLSKYRPEPPIYALSPYEKVINRSMLLWGTYPILCDRFKDTDKLVSMAEQILEELGYVQKRQVVGIVAGTRTRSGATNFMRLHMVGDRDTDNDKPKKAKAKKKA, from the coding sequence ATGGGTACTTTTACGGTAGATGGATCTCTGGTCGGTTCGGAACGTGCGCGTCGCGCGAAGATTGTGGCAACGCTTGGACCTTCGTGCAGCAGCATCGGAGTGTTTCGTGAGCTGGTACGGGCTGGTTTGGACGTCGCCCGATTGAACTTCTCGCATGGAACGCATGCGCAGAAGGCCGAGCTGATCAAGATGGTGCGGACGGTGGCGAAGGAAGAGAAGAAGCCCATCTGCATCCTGGCCGATTTGCAGGGTCCGAAGATCCGCACGGGCAAGCTGAAGGACCACCAGCCCGTACAGCTTGTTCAAGGGAAGAGGCTGACCATTACGCCGCGAGAGATCGCCGGTACCGCCTCGGAGGTGGGGACCACCTTCCTCACGCTGGCCGAGAACCTTGAGCCGGGCGCGCGGATTCTGCTTTCGGACGGACTCATCGAGTTGCGGGTAGACCGTGTGAGCGGGCTGGACGTGATCTGCGAGATCATCAATGGCGGCACGCTGGGCGAGAACAAGGGCATCAATCTTCCGGGGATTCCTGTTCGTGTCCCGTCGCTGACGGAGAAGGACGAGGAAGATCTGATCTTCGCGATCGGGCAAGGCGTGGATACGGTTGCGGTCTCGTTCGTGCGGACCGCGCACGATGTGCGGCATGTGAAGGCGCGAATCGCGGCGTGCAATTCGGATGCATGGGTGATCGCGAAGCTCGAGAAGCCACAGGCGATCGAGCATCTGGATTCTATTCTGGAAGTTGCGGACGCGATCATGGTTGCGCGTGGTGATCTGGGTGTGGAGGTTCCTCCGGAGAAGGTGCCGGCGATCCAGAAGCACATCATTCGCCGGGCGGCGGAGTATCGCAAGCCCGTGATCACGGCGACGCAGATGCTGGAGTCGATGATCGACAATCCGCGGCCCACGCGCGCGGAGGCTTCGGACGTGGCGAATGCGATCTATGACGGCACGGATGCAGTCATGCTCTCGGGCGAGACGGCGGCGGGCAAGTACCCCGTGCATGCGGTGGCCATGATGGCGAAGATCGTGACGGAGACGGAGGAGCAGATTCGGATCGACCCCATGCCGAAGCACCCAAGGCCCAGAGGCGCGAAGCTCTCGGTGGCGGAGACGATCTGCGAGTGCATGGCGCACTCGGCGGAGGATCTGGATGTGTCGGCGATTGCCATTTTTACGGAGTCGGGAAGCACCGCCAGGCTGCTGTCGAAGTACAGGCCGGAGCCGCCGATCTATGCGCTTTCCCCCTACGAGAAGGTGATCAACCGCTCGATGCTGCTGTGGGGGACGTATCCGATTCTATGCGACCGCTTCAAGGATACCGACAAGCTGGTGAGCATGGCGGAGCAGATTCTGGAAGAGCTCGGCTACGTGCAGAAGAGACAGGTTGTCGGGATTGTGGCGGGAACGCGGACGAGATCGGGCGCGACGAACTTCATGCGCCTGCATATGGTTGGGGATCGCGATACGGACAACGATAAGCCGAAGAAGGCCAAGGCAAAGAAGAAGGCTTAG